From a single Phocoena sinus isolate mPhoSin1 chromosome 1, mPhoSin1.pri, whole genome shotgun sequence genomic region:
- the LMO4 gene encoding LIM domain transcription factor LMO4 — protein sequence MVNPGSSSQPPPVTAGSLSWKRCAGCGGKIADRFLLYAMDSYWHSRCLKCSCCQAQLGDIGTSCYTKSGMILCRNDYIRLFGNSGACSACGQSIPASELVMRAQGNVYHLKCFTCSTCRNRLVPGDRFHYINGSLFCEHDRPTALINGHLNSLQSNPLLPDQKVC from the exons ATGGTGAATCCGGGCAGCAGCTCACAGCCGCCCCCGGTTACGGCCGGCTCCCTCTCCTGGAAGCGGTGCGCAGGCTGCGGAGGCAAGATTGCGGACCGCTTTCTGCTCTATGCCATGGACAGCTACTGGCACAGCCGGTGCCTCAAGTGTTCCTGCTGCCAGGCGCAGCTGGGCGACATCGGCACGTCCTGTTACACCAAGAGCGGCATGATCCTTTGCAGAAATGACTACATTAG GTTATTTGGGAATAGCGGTGCTTGCAGCGCTTGTGGACAGTCTATTCCTGCGAGCGAACTCGTCATGAGGGCCCAAGGCAATGTGTATCATCTGAAG tgttttaCATGCTCTACCTGCCGGAATCGCCTGGTCCCAGGAGATCGGTTTCACTACATCAATGGCAGTTTATTTTGTGAACATGATAGACCTACAGCTCTCATCAATGGCCATTTGAATTCACTTCAGAGCAATCCACTACTGCCAGACCAGAAG GTCTGCTAA